ACTTGTGCTTGGTTCCGGAGCTACCTTCGTTGCTCGTGGATATGACAAAGATCCCGGACAGCTGAAGTATTTATTCGAAAGAGCAGCAGCACATCGTGGATTTGCTTTTGTTGAAGTATATACAAATTGCGTTATTTTTAATGATGGTGCATTTGAAGAATATACCCGACGTGAGTCGAAGTTTGACAGTACGATTATGCTCGAACATGGCAAGCCACTCGTATTTGGTGAAAAACGCAATAAAGGTATAAAAATGGATGGATACCGTCCAATGGTTGTTGACCTTGATGGAGGTCAATATACAGTTGACGACCTCATTGTTCATAATGAAAAGGATTCCACCCTTGCTCTGATTCTTTCAGATATGAGCTTTGAACCCGGTATGCCACGCCCGATGGGAGTTATTCAGTCAATTGAACGACCTACTTATGATGAAAAAGTAACATGGCAGATTCAAAATGAAATTGAAAACAAAGGGGAACCTGATATAAATCAACTATTGAAAGGTACTGATTTCTGGGAAATCAACTAAGTTGATTTCCTGACTGTTGAAATTTAAAAGGGGCTGTTTTCAAAAAGCCCCTTTTTTAATTTATTCAATGAATAAAAAATTTAAAATTAAGCTATTTTGCAAGAAATTAATATACTTTTATATTTCAAGAATCCATTGATGCTTTACCAAGTTTGACCCGAATATGTCGAATGGTTTTGAATGACAATTTCAAGTATGTAACAAACACAATGGGACATCTAAAAAATGTTGATTAATATATTATATTGCAATTATCAATCAAATTTACTAAAATATATACTAAATGATTTGTCTTGATTTTTAACTTCCATTGCTCTGAATCCGGCTTCTTTTGCTTTATCAATAAGCGGTGCAGGGTGAAAAGAGCAATTGAGAAGAAGAAGATTATCTTTTTCAAGGCTTCGCAAATTATTCATTACTTCTCCAAGTGGCGAGCTTCCTGCGGCGATTATTTCATCAGCATTTATGATTTTCAATACTTTAGACTCGTCAATCTCAAAACCTGAAATTTCATTCTTTGATGAATCAATCACAGTCTGAGGCAATAATCCCAATTTTTCATTTAGTGAGTTTATTAGAAATGGAAGTTCTACTTCAGCCACTTTTGCCGCTTGTTCAATAGTAGCAAGTTTACCCACAGTCCTTCTGAGTATCGGATTTTTCAATTTTGAAAATGCAGGTACAAGCTCTATTAGATAATCCTCGACATAAGGATAATTTTCAAGTAAATCTATTACTTTTGTGTGAGGCGTTATGTGAAATTTCATGCTAATTTAACTCCTTTGAGGCATAACTCAGTAGTCTTTGCTCGCCTTCCAATGCTCTAAGCTCTGTCAGGTCCTGACTTACTTCAAGAGTGCCCATGTATTGCCCTTGCTCATCGCGTACAGCGAAATATTCAATATGTATGAATCTTCCGCCAAAATTTATCCAGAAAGGCGCCTTGTCCTCTTTGCCACTTCGGAAATCTTCAATAATTCTATCTACAATATGCATACTGTGTGGAGGGTGACACATCCTGACATCACGCATCAATATTGCTTTTGAGCGTTCAAAAATACGTTTTTTTCCATGCGAAAAAAATCTTACTTTATCATCTTTATCAACAAAAGTCAGGTCAAATGGAAGAATATTCAAAACATTGATTAACTCCTCAAGTTTGAAATTGCCTGTAGGCATTGAGATTAAACCATTTGGAATACTTGCTTGATCTACATCGGAAGTATTTTCATCATACGATAAATTTGGTTTCCACTCAGATTTAGGTTCTACAATGCAATAGCCATAATCCAGAGTTTGCTTATATATCTCAAACCATTCGGATTCTAAAATCATATCGCCACACATAGGCAGGAGAATTTCATTCTCCTTATAAACCATATCTTTTGCTGCAATAGTTGCCGGTAAAAGAAACATATCTGCTATTAGTTTAAGCTCGTCGCCTGATATGTCGGAGCTTATATCAAGTGATTCCAATCCACTTTTCAGCTTTGCTCTGATTTCATCATGCTTGCCCCACATTACTGTCGGGGGACCGGTGATACCTTTTTTTTCAAGATAAGGAAATACAAGATTTTCTTTGCGTTTATAATGTTTGTCTATATCAGTTAAGAGATTGAATTTTGATTTTAGGGTCAAAATAGTATTAAGCTCAACTTTTTCATTTATAATATTTGCCGAAATAATATTTTCAATATCTTCGCAAAGGTTAGCAATAGCTTTATTTTCATGCTTGAAAGTATCAATAGGGTGCCCGGACGGAATAATTTTAGCTAAATTCAAATCAATTCTACCCTCAAGTACCTGTGAATGTAAATCGCAGAACTTTTGTATTTCAGATGGTGGCAATCCATCTTTTATTAATTCCTGCTCTGCTTCGACAACTAAGCCATAAGGAACAGAGCCAAGAATTGTTATCAAGCTCTGACGCACTTCTTCACGTGCATCGCCTTCATGAAGTCTCAGAAAAAGTTGCTTTAGCATTTCCTTTTTGTGATTCGAATTATTTATAAACTCACTCATTCTTTTGTATCCTTTTTAAAAAATTGTTAATAATATTTTATAATAAGACTATTAAGTCCGATTTGTATTTTAACAATTATTTTTATATTCCATTTATTTTTTAATTTATATTATATTATGATGAATCAAATAATTAAGGGAAACTTTCTGCAATATTCTTTTTGCAATTATCATTTTTTTATTATATTACAATTGTGATTCTGTCATTTTTGAATTTTGTTCTTTTTATTAAGTGGGTTGAGAGATTAATTGGTGCAAATAATGTGCCACTATTTTTAATATTAGGAGTATTTATTATGTATTCTAATTTATTTTTAGGCGGCTCGAAGAGCCGCCGGACAGCCGGACAGGTAAATATTATTTACCTTCAATTTGTTTGTGTTTATTAGTAATAATCATGTTGCCGCAGGTTACGATGGGAGAAATTAATCCAAACAGCATCAAGCAGAGTTATTCATTCATTGAGAATAAGGGACAATGGGATTCCGATGTTCTGTTTCTTGCAAAGAGTAACTCGCTCCGAGTTTGGATTACTAAAAAATCAATGGTATTTGAGCAGTTTGAAGTAGAAACTACAAGTGAAATTGACAGAAATTCTATGCAAAATAAGGAAATTAAAGCTTATGCAATTGCACTTGAATTTCAAAAATCTAAAATTCCAGATTTTGAAAAAATCGGTGAAGGAAAAACAAAACTGAATTACTTTGTTGGTAATGACAAATCCAAACACAAAACCGGAGTAATGCAATACGAAGAAGTAATGCTGAAAGGCATTTATGACGGTATTGACATGCGGTACTACTTTGAAGATGGAGAAGTTCGATATGACTACATTGTTCAGCCTTATGCTGACCCAACGCAGATTGAACTCGAAATCAAAGGATCGCAGGAAAATAAACTCGAAAACGGTGAACTTGTGATGAAAACAAGTCTAAAACCTGTCGTAAAACAAGGTTTGTACGCTTATCAGAAAAATTCTGACGATAGCAAGAAAACTGTTAATTCATCTTTTGTACTCACTGGAAATAAACTAAAACTGAATATCGGAGAATATGATAAGTCAAAAGTTTTAGTGATAGATCCGCTGACATTAGTGTCCCAAAATTTTTTAGGTTACACAAATTCTAGTGAAAGCATACAAGATATTGTTCACAATCAACAAAGTGAAATATTGATTTGTGGTTATACAAATTCTCAAATATTTCCAGAACAAATCGGTAGTTATGTTGGTGGTTTTGATATAATTATTGGGAAACTGAATGAAAATATTGATAATATTTTTTGGATGACTTATATCGGAGGTATAGATGACGACTTTGCATATTCAATCGATATTAATGACTACTACATATACTTTACAGGAATCACTCAAAGTGATGATTATCCTCTATTGAATGAATTATATTCAAATTTAATAGGAATATCAAGTAATTATTTTTCAGTGTTGAGTTTGGATGGAAACATATTACATTATTCAACTTATCTGGGTAATACTTCAGGTTATCAATCATTAAATTGGGAAGCATCAACCAAAGTTAATGAAAATGGTATTG
This window of the Ignavibacteriota bacterium genome carries:
- a CDS encoding DUF1858 domain-containing protein, whose protein sequence is MKFHITPHTKVIDLLENYPYVEDYLIELVPAFSKLKNPILRRTVGKLATIEQAAKVAEVELPFLINSLNEKLGLLPQTVIDSSKNEISGFEIDESKVLKIINADEIIAAGSSPLGEVMNNLRSLEKDNLLLLNCSFHPAPLIDKAKEAGFRAMEVKNQDKSFSIYFSKFD
- a CDS encoding 2-oxoacid:ferredoxin oxidoreductase subunit beta; its protein translation is MTTFVDNLINTKYVDIPKYTPKDFKADIDVRWCAGCGGFSILAQVQRIMPELGIPKEKIAFVSGIGCSSRFPYYMNVYGFHGIHGRALAIASGLKVARPDLSVWVATGDGDCMSIGGNHLIHASRRNVDINVIMFNNEIYSLTKGQASPLSRVGQKTKSSPLGVLDEPFNPSSLVLGSGATFVARGYDKDPGQLKYLFERAAAHRGFAFVEVYTNCVIFNDGAFEEYTRRESKFDSTIMLEHGKPLVFGEKRNKGIKMDGYRPMVVDLDGGQYTVDDLIVHNEKDSTLALILSDMSFEPGMPRPMGVIQSIERPTYDEKVTWQIQNEIENKGEPDINQLLKGTDFWEIN
- a CDS encoding DUF438 domain-containing protein → MSEFINNSNHKKEMLKQLFLRLHEGDAREEVRQSLITILGSVPYGLVVEAEQELIKDGLPPSEIQKFCDLHSQVLEGRIDLNLAKIIPSGHPIDTFKHENKAIANLCEDIENIISANIINEKVELNTILTLKSKFNLLTDIDKHYKRKENLVFPYLEKKGITGPPTVMWGKHDEIRAKLKSGLESLDISSDISGDELKLIADMFLLPATIAAKDMVYKENEILLPMCGDMILESEWFEIYKQTLDYGYCIVEPKSEWKPNLSYDENTSDVDQASIPNGLISMPTGNFKLEELINVLNILPFDLTFVDKDDKVRFFSHGKKRIFERSKAILMRDVRMCHPPHSMHIVDRIIEDFRSGKEDKAPFWINFGGRFIHIEYFAVRDEQGQYMGTLEVSQDLTELRALEGEQRLLSYASKELN